GTTGCGGCGAGCAGGGTGGCTGCAGGCGGCGCGACCGCACCGCCGAGGAAGCGCACGCCCGAGTAGGCGCTCGACGCGACCGACCGCGGAAGATCCGTCGCCTCCATCACGCACTCGGTGAGGACGGTGTTCAGGATGCCGAGCAGCAGTCCGCCGACGATCACGCACACGATGAGGGCGGCGAGCGACCGGACGAACAGCCCCGCCGCGAGCAGGTCGAGGGCGAGCAGCGGCATGACCAGCCACAGCACGCGGGTCCGCGGGAGGACCGACGTCAGCAGCGGCGCGACCCATACCGAGGTCACGGCCAGCGCGAGACCCCAGCCGAAGAAGATCAGGCCGAGGGTGATCGCATCCTCGACGCCCAGCGGCACCAGGGCGAACGGCGTGTAGGCCAGCAGCACGAAGAAGCCGATGTTGTAGAACAGGGCGGCGGCCGCCAGGAAACCGAGCGCCGGCTTCCCGAGCGCGCGGAACGGCGCGGAGAGGCGGGTCGGGGTCGGCTTCTCCGGGTTCTTGCGGAGCAGGGCGACGATGGCGACGAAGCCGACGGCCATCAGCGTCGCGGTTCCGAAGAACGGTCCACGCCAGCTCCAGCTGCCGAGGAGGCCGCCGAGCAGTGGGCCGATCGCGATGCCCAGGCCGAGCGCGGCCTCGTAGAGGATGATCGCGGCGGAGGTCCCGCCGGATGCGGCACCGACGATGGTCGCGAGCGCCGTGGAGATGAACAGCGCGTTGCCGAGACCCCAGCCCGCACGGAACCCGATGATCGACTCCACGTTCTGCGAGAGGCCGGCCGCCAGCGCGAACACGACGATGAGCGCGAGCCCGATGAGCAGCGTCTTCTTCGCGCCGATGCGGCTGGAGATCCAGCTGGTGAAGAACATGGCGGCGCCTGTGATGAGCAGATAGCTCGTGAAGAGCATCTCGGTCTGCGTCGGGGTCGCTTCGAGGCTCTTCGCGATCGCCGGGAGGATGGGGTCGACGAGGCCGATGCCCATGAAGGCGATGACGGAGGCGAAGGCGACGGCCCAGACGGCGGTCGGCTGTTTCAGGATGCTGGTCGGGCGTTCGTGGGACATGACGGGGTGACGGCTCCTCGAGCGATCGGTGGTGAAGGAAGCGGTGGATGTGCCGGGGACGCCGCTCAGCGGCTTCCGGCGAGCGCGGCGGAGGCCGCGGTGGAGAGGTCGACGCGCGATCCGATGATCTCGACGGTCGCGCGCATCGCGGCGAGCTCGTCATCGGAGAGGTCGGCGAACATGGGGACCAGAGCGGTCGACAGCTCGTCGCGCCAGGCCTGGAGCGCCGCATCGCCCTTGCGGGTGATCGCGATCTGCCACGCGCGGGCGTCGTCGGTGTCGGCGATGCGCTTGACCCACTCGGCCTCGACGAGGTTGCGCACGAGTTTGGTCATCGTCGGCTGCGACACCCGGCTCTGCGCGGCGAGTTCGCCCAGGCGCATGGCGCCGGCGGTCTGCAGAACACTCAGGGTGCGCCAGGTGGCCGGCGACTCCGTGCTTCCCGTCACGCGCGCGGCGAGGCGGGTGAGGCGGTGTGCGGCGACTACGAGGTCGCCGAGGATCTGACGAAGTTCGGGAGTCTCGGGCATGGACTCCATTATATATAGCTTGCCTATGTTTATCAAACGCGACGGGCGAGGACGTACGCCTGGGGCGACTTCTCCGGAGGAACCGGCTGCCGGACGAGCTCGGCCAGCCGCTCGAAACCGGCCCCGACCAGGCGCTCGCGCACCCGGTCCGGCTGCTGCC
This region of Leifsonia sp. fls2-241-R2A-40a genomic DNA includes:
- a CDS encoding MFS transporter; protein product: MSHERPTSILKQPTAVWAVAFASVIAFMGIGLVDPILPAIAKSLEATPTQTEMLFTSYLLITGAAMFFTSWISSRIGAKKTLLIGLALIVVFALAAGLSQNVESIIGFRAGWGLGNALFISTALATIVGAASGGTSAAIILYEAALGLGIAIGPLLGGLLGSWSWRGPFFGTATLMAVGFVAIVALLRKNPEKPTPTRLSAPFRALGKPALGFLAAAALFYNIGFFVLLAYTPFALVPLGVEDAITLGLIFFGWGLALAVTSVWVAPLLTSVLPRTRVLWLVMPLLALDLLAAGLFVRSLAALIVCVIVGGLLLGILNTVLTECVMEATDLPRSVASSAYSGVRFLGGAVAPPAATLLAATVGPAMPFYGGAISVLVATALIMIGHKHLRRVDGAVESPQQEAEVLALADAD
- a CDS encoding MarR family transcriptional regulator, which translates into the protein MPETPELRQILGDLVVAAHRLTRLAARVTGSTESPATWRTLSVLQTAGAMRLGELAAQSRVSQPTMTKLVRNLVEAEWVKRIADTDDARAWQIAITRKGDAALQAWRDELSTALVPMFADLSDDELAAMRATVEIIGSRVDLSTAASAALAGSR